One window of Methanothermobacter thermautotrophicus genomic DNA carries:
- the rsmA gene encoding 16S rRNA (adenine(1518)-N(6)/adenine(1519)-N(6))-dimethyltransferase RsmA, which translates to MSGLYTETRNVLRKYGVRLRRSLGQNYLIDEVKRQRILEYASLREDDRVLEIGAGIGTLTLPMAELAGHVTAIESDPFIAGILKDRVQTDNVDVVVGDALRVDFPEFNKVVSNLPYQISSPITFRLLEHDFELAVLMYQKEFARRMVAEPGTRDYSRLSVMVHFLAEVEIVDYLKPGCFFPRPKVESAVVTLKPTGFRPPAFLEDVCRALFQHRKKKASKSLRESFHEIKTDLSFHEVLQSIPAEILEKRVFQLRPEEILEIAEHIEDLSGSS; encoded by the coding sequence ATGTCAGGGCTCTACACCGAGACAAGGAACGTGCTGAGGAAGTATGGTGTGAGGCTTCGAAGGAGCCTCGGCCAGAACTACCTCATAGATGAGGTGAAAAGGCAGCGCATACTTGAATACGCTTCCCTCAGGGAGGATGACAGGGTCCTGGAGATAGGAGCGGGCATAGGGACCCTCACGCTTCCAATGGCAGAACTTGCAGGTCATGTGACCGCAATTGAGAGTGATCCCTTCATTGCAGGGATCCTGAAGGACCGGGTTCAGACGGATAACGTTGATGTGGTGGTCGGTGATGCCCTTAGAGTTGATTTCCCAGAATTCAACAAGGTAGTATCCAACCTCCCCTACCAGATATCCTCCCCCATAACCTTCAGGCTTCTGGAACATGACTTTGAACTCGCTGTTCTCATGTACCAGAAGGAATTTGCAAGGAGGATGGTTGCAGAGCCCGGTACACGGGATTATTCAAGGCTTTCTGTCATGGTGCACTTCCTTGCAGAGGTTGAAATAGTTGACTACCTGAAACCGGGCTGTTTCTTCCCCCGTCCCAAAGTTGAATCTGCAGTTGTAACCCTTAAACCTACGGGTTTCAGGCCACCGGCATTCCTCGAGGATGTATGCCGTGCACTCTTTCAGCACAGGAAGAAGAAAGCCTCAAAATCCCTTAGAGAATCATTCCATGAAATAAAGACTGATCTGAGCTTCCATGAAGTTCTGCAGAGTATTCCAGCTGAAATACTGGAGAAGAGGGTCTTTCAGCTGAGACCCGAGGAGATACTTGAAATAGCAGAGCACATAGAGGATCTTTCAGGGTCTTCCTGA
- a CDS encoding DUF655 domain-containing protein yields the protein MEEYAIILDYLPLGYMSEGFGTFKKRPVAQALGKDEFTLLELTPRPDVDLEIHEEVYIGKGKRDKIARINRRLRHNELTATARVELPYVVEEIIKSNEDRFVKFFNEAGSISTRLHQLELLPGIGKKHMWDILKAREEKPFESFEDIKNRVPMLSDPVKLIVRRVLMELDVEGAKRGKRKYNIFTRPPQQRRG from the coding sequence ATGGAAGAATACGCTATCATACTGGATTACCTTCCACTTGGTTACATGAGCGAAGGGTTCGGTACATTCAAGAAGAGGCCTGTTGCCCAGGCACTGGGTAAGGATGAGTTCACCCTCCTTGAGTTAACACCAAGGCCGGACGTGGACCTTGAAATCCACGAGGAGGTCTACATCGGCAAGGGTAAAAGGGACAAGATCGCCCGTATAAACAGGAGGCTCCGTCACAATGAACTCACAGCCACTGCCAGGGTTGAGCTGCCCTACGTCGTTGAGGAGATAATAAAGTCAAATGAGGACAGGTTTGTAAAGTTCTTCAATGAGGCGGGGTCCATAAGTACCAGGCTTCACCAGCTTGAACTTCTTCCAGGAATCGGTAAAAAGCACATGTGGGACATTCTCAAGGCCCGTGAGGAGAAGCCCTTTGAAAGTTTCGAGGACATAAAGAACAGGGTCCCCATGCTATCAGACCCTGTTAAACTCATCGTCAGGAGGGTCCTCATGGAACTGGATGTTGAGGGCGCCAAACGGGGAAAACGTAAGTACAACATATTCACGAGACCGCCCCAGCAGAGGAGGGGCTGA
- a CDS encoding RNA polymerase Rpb4 family protein codes for MIGKKVLESEPVSMAEVKEILEKFGEDHELTYEQNLVLDHVTRFSRLDPERSRELVEELMDIPNIKRRHAVKIADIMPVDISDLRLIFAKERVPIKANDLPGILEVIDKYRVE; via the coding sequence ATGATCGGGAAAAAGGTTCTGGAAAGTGAACCTGTATCTATGGCAGAGGTTAAGGAGATCCTTGAAAAATTTGGGGAGGACCATGAACTCACATATGAGCAGAACCTTGTCCTTGACCATGTAACCCGCTTTTCAAGGCTTGACCCCGAAAGGAGCAGGGAGCTGGTTGAGGAACTCATGGATATCCCCAACATCAAAAGGAGGCATGCAGTTAAAATTGCGGATATAATGCCCGTGGACATATCCGACCTTCGTTTAATCTTTGCCAAGGAGAGGGTTCCCATAAAGGCTAATGACCTTCCAGGCATACTCGAGGTAATAGATAAATACCGGGTCGAATAA
- a CDS encoding 50S ribosomal protein L21e, with the protein MRRSRGFRSKTRYKLQKVKRPGRSNPITRKIQSFNEGDLVHIIIDPSIHRGQPHPRFHGKTGRVVGMMGKSYVVALKDGNKDKQLVVRPEHLQMQE; encoded by the coding sequence ATGAGAAGATCAAGAGGTTTCAGAAGTAAAACAAGATACAAGCTTCAGAAGGTTAAAAGGCCAGGCAGGTCCAATCCCATAACAAGGAAGATACAGAGCTTCAATGAGGGTGACCTAGTACACATCATCATTGACCCGAGCATTCACAGGGGCCAGCCACACCCGCGATTCCATGGTAAAACAGGTCGTGTTGTGGGTATGATGGGCAAATCCTATGTTGTTGCCCTGAAGGATGGTAACAAGGATAAACAGCTTGTTGTGAGGCCAGAGCACCTTCAGATGCAAGAGTGA
- a CDS encoding tRNA pseudouridine(54/55) synthase Pus10 yields the protein MDVQKRLEALLEITETRICLHCLGRHFVDVVEGPGNLLRGDRLKKEFSLELSGPCMICGDVFDRIDDAAGMIKERVDELGLEYSSVLVGTRLPPEMVELDDEIRKRLGIQGEGLKRDLNRELGKRVLKLLGCSAEFEEPDLVAMVDFRGDIRVWIQINPIFLEGRYRKLVRGIPQTRWPCRKCRGRGCERCNYTGKMYPTSVEELISGPILEAARGRDARFHGSGREDVDVRMLGTGRPFVLEIREPRIRSLDPESLEDEVNRRAEGMVEVEGLRFSTRNRKVELKDSSQSRYKVYRALVELDGNVTDDDLKKLGSLDTIRQRTPVRVSHRRADMVRERRVLDISWKRLDGCLELIIKGEGGLYIKELISGDSGRTDPSVSSVLGVPARCVALDVLEVGDEDQEAIDQKKVNPGAIQNP from the coding sequence ATGGATGTTCAGAAGAGACTGGAAGCACTGCTTGAAATCACAGAGACCAGAATATGTCTGCACTGCCTGGGGAGGCACTTTGTTGATGTTGTTGAAGGTCCAGGGAACCTTCTCAGGGGTGATAGACTCAAGAAGGAATTCTCGCTGGAACTCTCAGGGCCATGCATGATCTGTGGCGACGTCTTTGATAGGATCGATGATGCCGCAGGGATGATTAAGGAGAGGGTGGATGAACTTGGCCTCGAATACTCATCGGTACTGGTGGGTACAAGGCTGCCCCCTGAAATGGTGGAACTTGATGATGAGATCAGAAAGCGCCTCGGAATCCAGGGTGAGGGCCTTAAAAGGGACCTCAACCGTGAACTTGGTAAGAGGGTCCTCAAACTGCTGGGCTGCAGCGCAGAATTTGAGGAGCCCGACCTGGTAGCCATGGTGGACTTCAGAGGGGATATCCGGGTCTGGATCCAGATAAACCCCATCTTCCTTGAGGGAAGGTACCGCAAGCTGGTGAGGGGCATCCCCCAGACCCGCTGGCCCTGCAGGAAGTGCAGGGGGAGGGGCTGTGAGAGGTGCAATTACACCGGTAAGATGTACCCGACCTCTGTGGAGGAGCTCATATCCGGGCCCATCCTGGAGGCCGCCCGGGGCCGTGATGCCAGGTTCCATGGCTCAGGCAGGGAGGATGTGGATGTCAGGATGCTCGGGACAGGGAGGCCCTTTGTCCTGGAGATAAGGGAGCCAAGGATAAGGAGTCTGGACCCTGAATCCCTTGAGGATGAGGTTAACCGCAGGGCAGAGGGTATGGTTGAGGTGGAGGGCCTCAGGTTCTCCACAAGAAACAGGAAGGTTGAACTGAAGGACTCATCGCAGAGTAGATACAAGGTCTACCGGGCCCTGGTTGAACTGGATGGGAATGTCACCGATGATGACCTGAAGAAACTCGGATCACTTGACACCATAAGACAGCGAACCCCTGTGAGGGTCTCCCACCGGAGGGCTGACATGGTCAGGGAGAGGAGGGTCCTGGACATCTCCTGGAAGAGGCTGGATGGCTGCCTTGAGTTAATAATAAAGGGTGAGGGGGGTCTATATATAAAGGAGCTTATATCAGGGGATTCTGGGCGTACAGATCCAAGTGTGAGCAGCGTTCTGGGTGTTCCTGCGAGGTGCGTGGCCCTTGATGTCCTTGAGGTCGGTGATGAAGATCAGGAAGCGATTGATCAAAAAAAGGTAAACCCCGGTGCCATACAGAACCCGTGA
- a CDS encoding signal recognition particle protein Srp54, with protein MLGNLGRSLSKTMKKLAGMTIVDEEVVREVIKDIQRALIQSDVNIKLVFNLSKSIEERALKEEPPRGITPKEHIISIVYEEMVKLLGEKSHELVIDDKPYRILFLGLQGSGKTTTIGKLARYLRKKGFTVGVVCTDTWRPAALEQLKQYTEGQDISIYGDPETRDALDLAEKGLASFQKKDVIIFDTAGRHKEEKDLLREMEELSAIVKPHEAILVIDGTIGQQAREQALAFKGATDVGSIIVTKLDGSAKGGGALSAVAEIGAPIKFIGTGERIDDLEVFDPERFISRLLGMGDLRTLLEKVEEVSEEDIAEESLDAILSGKFTLKDMRVQFEMMGKMGPLQQVMNMLPGIGKLPKDASRMTEETIKKYLIIMDSMTEEELEKPEIIKHSRIKRIARGSGMRNEDVKELLKYYRVTKKAMKGLGRRNMGGPMGQLMRQFMR; from the coding sequence ATGCTTGGGAATCTGGGCAGAAGTCTCAGTAAAACTATGAAAAAGCTGGCAGGGATGACCATTGTTGATGAGGAGGTCGTCAGGGAGGTCATAAAGGATATACAGAGGGCCCTGATCCAGTCCGATGTCAACATAAAACTTGTATTCAACCTGTCAAAGTCGATTGAGGAGCGGGCACTCAAAGAGGAACCCCCCAGGGGGATAACCCCCAAGGAGCACATCATAAGCATAGTCTACGAGGAAATGGTCAAACTCCTGGGTGAGAAGAGCCATGAACTTGTCATAGATGATAAACCATACCGCATACTCTTCCTCGGACTTCAGGGCAGCGGTAAAACAACAACCATTGGTAAACTTGCAAGGTACCTCCGCAAGAAGGGTTTCACCGTTGGAGTGGTCTGTACAGACACCTGGCGACCTGCTGCCCTTGAGCAGCTGAAACAGTACACCGAGGGGCAGGATATAAGCATATACGGCGACCCAGAGACCAGGGACGCCCTTGATCTTGCAGAGAAGGGACTGGCCAGTTTCCAGAAAAAGGACGTCATAATCTTCGATACAGCTGGAAGGCACAAGGAGGAAAAGGACCTCCTCAGGGAGATGGAGGAACTTTCAGCCATTGTGAAGCCCCATGAGGCCATACTTGTAATCGACGGAACTATAGGTCAGCAGGCAAGGGAACAGGCCCTTGCATTCAAAGGGGCAACGGATGTAGGTTCAATAATTGTGACAAAACTTGATGGTTCAGCCAAGGGTGGTGGGGCCCTCTCGGCCGTTGCAGAGATAGGTGCCCCCATAAAGTTCATAGGGACCGGTGAGAGGATAGACGACCTTGAGGTCTTTGATCCCGAAAGGTTCATCTCACGTCTCCTGGGTATGGGGGACCTCAGAACTCTCCTCGAGAAGGTGGAGGAGGTTTCAGAGGAGGACATTGCAGAGGAATCCCTTGACGCAATACTCTCAGGTAAGTTCACCCTAAAGGATATGAGGGTGCAGTTTGAGATGATGGGTAAGATGGGGCCCCTGCAGCAGGTTATGAATATGCTGCCAGGTATTGGGAAGCTCCCAAAGGACGCCAGCAGGATGACAGAGGAGACCATAAAGAAGTACCTCATAATAATGGACTCCATGACAGAGGAGGAACTTGAAAAACCAGAAATCATAAAACACTCCAGGATAAAGAGGATAGCCCGTGGTTCCGGCATGCGAAACGAGGACGTTAAGGAGCTCCTGAAGTACTACAGGGTCACCAAAAAGGCCATGAAGGGGCTTGGAAGGAGAAATATGGGCGGACCCATGGGCCAGCTCATGAGGCAGTTCATGAGATAA
- the hpt gene encoding hypoxanthine/guanine phosphoribosyltransferase, whose translation MLDKLKESLRNSPVIKKGEYDYFVNPVTDGIPLTEPELLEEVAEEIVRRFRPEADKIICIEAMGIHHATVLSLKTGIPFVVVRKRRYGLPGEVAVHQMTGYSEGELYINGVEEGDRVVVIDDVVSTGGTLLAVLEALREIDVDVRDVITVIDKGEGSRVVRERTGFSVKSLVKVDVIDGRVKVEDIPAGGQD comes from the coding sequence ATGCTTGATAAACTCAAGGAAAGCCTCAGAAATTCACCTGTGATTAAGAAGGGAGAGTACGACTACTTTGTAAACCCTGTAACCGATGGCATACCCCTCACTGAACCTGAACTCCTGGAGGAGGTTGCTGAGGAGATCGTGAGGAGATTCAGGCCCGAAGCCGATAAAATAATCTGCATAGAGGCCATGGGCATACACCATGCCACGGTGCTATCACTGAAGACAGGAATACCCTTCGTGGTTGTAAGGAAGAGAAGGTACGGTCTTCCAGGTGAGGTCGCCGTCCATCAGATGACAGGATACAGTGAGGGGGAACTCTACATAAACGGTGTTGAGGAAGGTGATAGAGTCGTTGTCATTGACGATGTTGTGAGCACCGGGGGAACCCTGCTGGCGGTCCTGGAAGCCCTCAGGGAGATTGATGTTGATGTCAGGGATGTTATAACAGTCATAGATAAGGGTGAGGGATCCCGGGTTGTGAGGGAAAGGACAGGTTTCAGTGTGAAGAGCCTTGTGAAGGTTGATGTTATCGATGGCAGGGTTAAGGTTGAGGATATCCCTGCCGGGGGGCAGGATTGA